aattatgccAAGAGCTTTAACAGTTAGAGCTGAAATGCCAGAAAGTATCTCATAACAACATTGGCTGATTATTTAAGATACACAATACAACAATGGTGGCATAGTAGAAGAGAAAGAGCCTCGAACCACAAAGAACGTTTATCTCCATATTATGATAAGTTATTATGTGACCAattcgagaaggccagattctataACGTTAGTCCGATTAGCAGATTCGAGTATTATGTGCAAGACAATGAGTCCAATTTTGTAGTCCACTTGAAAAACCGGACATGCACTTGTAGAGTGTTTGAagtatctggtcttccttgtacgcatgccctggctgctgcccgtcaccAGAATTTGGATCCCTATGATTACTGCTCAATTTATTACTCATCTGAATCGTGGTTAAATTTATATGCGGAAACTTGTTATCCAGTTTTGAACGAAGATGATTGTGATATTCCAGAGGATATCAAACAACATGTGTGCCTAAAATACCTGTGATTGTTAAAGCAGGGCGACCAACAACTAAGTGTAGTCCATCCCAAGGTGAGTAGAGAAAGGTCCGGAGACGATGCACCTCATGCGGAGGTCAATGtcataatagggcaacatgcTCAGCAGTTATGCCTGCACCATTTACACAACCCTCACAGCCTTCAACATCTACACAACCTTCACAACCTTCAACCTCTACACAACAACCTTCTAGTTGTAATACACATTATTCATTGGGTTAAATTGTTATGATTGTTGTATGTGTTGTAAGACATTgaattgttgtgttgtgtttGTTGTTGTATGAATTGAATGTGTTGTAATGTTTAGATTTTAATTGCTGTGATTGTTGTATGTCTTGTAAGACATTgaattgttgtgttgtgtttGTTGTTGTATGAATTGAATGTGTTGTAAGGTTTGGATTTTAATTGATGTGATTATTGTATGTCTTGTAAGACATTgaattgttgtgttgtgtttGTTGTTGTATGAATTGAATATGTGTTGTAAGGTTTGGATTTGAATTGTTGTGATTGAGATTTGAATTTGTGTAAGGTTTGTTTCAAGTCtatgttttgttttgtgttgttttcaaatatatcaaatattccAAGATAAACGCCATATACATCAAATATTCCAAGATAAACaccatatatatcaaaaattcaAACTGTTTCatcacaaattcaaatttaaacacCACATACATCAAGTATTCCAAGATATGATCCATTTACATCAAATAgttaaagatatataaattataaatctatGATTTGATGGAATAGCCTAACTGCCCACTTCTTCCTCAAACGAATCATGATATCTAAGGTCACTTCGCGTATGTCCAGGTTAGTAGTCAACCATTCAATGTACGACATTACAAACACACCACAGTCCCTAGACTTCCCACATTTGGGGACTTCGGGGTGTGGAATTCTTCTAAAATCCATGGGGTCCAAGGTGAACCATGGAAACCGGAGTAATTGTGGAGGATACAGGGTCTTATGAAGTACATATGGAAGCATCTCACGCATTGGTGCCGTAAATGATTCCATTTGTTCCTCGCTATAAATGCCTTGCTGGCAAACATAGACGTCTATGCGCCACTCTTGCAGACGTGCAACGCATAGTACCCAATGATATTCCAAGATATTCATGGGCATGTAGATGTGATCCACTTCCATCCATGGCTGCAAATAATTATTCGGTTGATCCCATACATACTCAATGAAGTCTTGTAACTTACCTTCCTCATCCAACTTACCTGCATCACGGTCCTcaacaaatgttttgtgctgcaGTTGAAACTTATTTGAGAGCATGCAATCCCCAATAGCGAAATTTTGAGCATACGTCTTTGGATAATGTTGAATTCTTTTCTTATAAACCATAACTAAATCCTAAACGAATACTATACTAACCTCTAAATGCACAGATAGAATGCAGGCAACGGCGATGGCGAGAAAGTTGACCAGAATCGAGAGGAAGACCAACTAGAACGATGAATACAGATGAAATGAAGGGTTAcgtgaaggaagaagaagaaaagaactTTACgcgaaagagagagagaaaaaaagataaaaaatgaaaaaaaaaaaccttttatAGGACGTGTTACCTGAAGCCTTACGCGAAGCGTTACGCGAATCAA
This is a stretch of genomic DNA from Impatiens glandulifera chromosome 4, dImpGla2.1, whole genome shotgun sequence. It encodes these proteins:
- the LOC124934708 gene encoding uncharacterized protein LOC124934708 produces the protein MVYKKRIQHYPKTYAQNFAIGDCMLSNKFQLQHKTFVEDRDAGKLDEEGKLQDFIEYVWDQPNNYLQPWMEVDHIYMPMNILEYHWVLCVARLQEWRIDVYVCQQGIYSEEQMESFTAPMREMLPYVLHKTLYPPQLLRFPWFTLDPMDFRRIPHPEVPKCGKSRDCGVFVMSYIEWLTTNLDIREVTLDIMIRLRKKWAVRLFHQIIDL